The following DNA comes from Thermus oshimai DSM 12092.
CGTGGGCACCCACTCCACGGGGGCCATCTCGCGGAGGGCCATGAGCCGGGCGTAGGGGAGGTGGGCCGCCTCAAAGCCCACCCGGCCCCGGAGGCCGGAGAGGAGGGCGGCCTTCTCCTCCCGCTTTAGGACCTTGGCCGGGAGGCGGCTTTCCCTTTCCGCTTCCGGGTAGCGGGGGTCGGTGAGGAGGAAGGCCCCTTCCTCCGTGAGGAGGACCTCCGCGTCCTCGGGGTGGGGGAAGCCGGAGAGGTAACGGACGTTTTGGGGCTTGGTGATGTAGAGGGCATCCAGCCCTAGGCGTTCCAGGAGTTCCCTTAGGTCCTGCACGGGAGGCACTATACCATCCCGGTGGGGCTAGGGGGGCGCGCCTGCACCCTACCGCAGCTTGGGGGGATGCCCTTGGGGCCTTTGCGGGGCGCTTAGGCCCGCTCCAGCCCGAAGGCCACCTTCCCCTCCTCGTCCTCCAACTGGGTGAGGAAGCCCTGGGGCTCCCCCGCCTCAAAGTGGAGGGCCAGGACCTCCTCGGCGATCCGCTCTTTGAAGCGCTCCAGGGCCTCCCGGTAGGGCCCTTCCGCCCGGTAGGCCACCCGGATGCGGTCGGAGACCTTGAGGCCCATCTCCTTCCGGGCCTGCTGCAGGTGGCGGATGAGGTCCCGGGCCAGGCCCTCCAGCCGGAGTTCCTCCGTGACCCGGACCTCCAGGGCGGCCACGTACCCCTCCTTCTCCAGGGCCAGGTACCCCTCGGGGGCCTGGGCCTCGAGGATCACCTCCTCAGGGGCGAGCACCAGGGTTTCCCCCTCCACCTCCAGGGGGATGGGCGCCCCTTTTAGGGCCAAGGCCGCCGCCCTTTCCGCCTCCTTCTCCAAGGCGGCGCGGATCCCCGGCACCCGCTTCCCGTACTTCTTCCCAAGAAGGGGCAGGTTGGGGAGGACGCGGTGGGTGAGGATCTCCTCCCCCGGCTCCAGCACCCGCACCTCCTTGACGTTGAGCTCCTCCGCCATCTCGCCGGCGAAGTGCCGTAGGCCCTCCCGCTCCAAGGGGGTGGGGGCGGTGGCCAGGAGGAGGGGGAGGGGGGTCCTGGTCTTGACCCCGCTTTTGGCCCGCGCCGAGCGGGCCAGGTCCACCACCTTGAGCACCGCCCGCATCTTGAGGAGAAGCTCCTCGTCCAGAAGCGCGGGGTCCACCTCCGGCCAGTCCGAGAGGTGGACGCTTTCCTTCTCTTCCGGGAAGACGCTCCGCACCAGGTTCTGCCACAGGACCTCCGCCAGGAAGGGGGTGAAGGGGGCGGTGAGCTTGGAAAGGAGGACCAGGGCCTCCCAAAGCGTGGCGTAGGCCGCCTCCCGGTCCAGGGCGTCCTCGTTCTTCCAGTGGCGGCGTCGGCCCCGGCGCACGTACCACTGGGAGAGGTCCTCCACCACGAAGTCCCGTAGGGCCCGGGCCGCGGTGGTGGGGTCGTAGGCCTCGAGGGCCTCCGTGACCTTCCTTACGAGGTCCTGCATGCGGGCGAGGAGCCAGCGGTCCAGCTCGGGGCGCACCTTAGGGTCGGGGCGCTCCTTTAGGTTCGGGCGGTCCAGGTTGGCGTAGGTGACGAAGAAGCTGTACACGTTCCAAAGGGTCAGGAAGTAGTCCCGCACCGTCTCCCGCACCAGGTTGGGCCCGAAGCGCCGGTCCGCCTCCGGGGGGGCGGAGATGTAGATATACCACCGGAGCGCGTCCGCCCCGAAGGTGCGGATGATGTCCCAGGGGTCCACCACGTTCCCCTTGGACTTGGACATCTTCTGCCCCTTCTCGTCCAGGATGAGGCCGTGGCAGATGACGTTCTTGAAGGCGATGGAGCCGAAGAGCATCACCCCAAGCTGGTGCAGGGAGTTGAACCAGCCCCGGGTCTGGTCAATCCCCTCGGCGATGAAGTCCGCGGGGAAGGCCTCCCGGAACTCCTCCCCGTTTTCAAAGGGGTAGTGGATCGAGGCGAAGGGCATGGCCCCGGAGTCGTACCACACGTCAATGACGTAGGGCACCCGGCGCATGGTCCCCCCGCAGGCGCACTCTAGCTCCACCTCGTCCACATGGGGCCGGTGGGGGTCAAAGGGCTCGGGGAGGGGCCCTTTGGCCCGCGCCCTGAGCTCGGCGAAGCTCCCCATGGCCTCCTCCTTCCCGCAAGCTCCGCAGACCCAGATGGGCAGGGGGGTGCCCCAGTAGCGGTTCCGGCTTAGGGCCCAGTCCACCAGGTTCCTCAGCCACTCCCCGTAGCGGCCCTCCTTGATGTGGGGCGGGACCCAGTTGATTTCCTGATTTTTCTTTAGGAGCTCCTCTTTGAAGGCGGTGTTTTTGATGAACCAGGTCTCCGTGGCGTAGTACATGAGGGGGGTGGAGCACCGCCAGCAGTGGGGGTAGCTGTGGAGGATCTGCTCCTCCTTGAAGAGGAGGCCCCGGGCGCGGAGGTCTTTCAGGATGGCCCGGTTGGCCTCGCGGAAGAAAAGCCCCTGGAAAGGCTCCACTAAAAGCCTCCCCTCCTCGTCCACCGTCTTCAGGAGGGGAAGACCGTAGGCCCGGGCCGTCTCCAGGTCCTCCGCCCCGAAGGCCGGGGCCTGGTGGACGATCCCCGTGCCGTCCTCCCGGCTCACGTAGTCCGCCAGGACCACGAGGTAGCCCTTTTCCAGCCCCTGGGGGTAGGGGGGCTCGTAGGCCAGGCCCTCCAGCTCCTTCCCCAAGAAGGTTTTGAGGACAGGGGTTTCCTCCCCGAGAAGCGCCCGCCCCAGGCCCTCTTCCAGGATGAGGGCCTCGTCCCCCACCTGGAAGGCGGCGTAGGTGAACTCGGGGTGCACCGCCGCGGCCACGTTGCCGGGCAGGGTCCAGGGGGTGGTGGTCCAGATGAGGAGGCTCGCCCGCCCAAGCCCCAAGGCCCCGGGGTTCTTAAGGGGAAGGCGCACGTAGACCGAGGGGTCGTGGATCTCCTTGTAGCCGAGGGCCAGCTCGTGGGAGGAAAGGGGGGTGCCGCAGCGGGGGCAGTAGGGGACCACCTTGTGGTCCCGGTAGAGGAGGCCCCGGTCAAAGAGGGTCTTTAGGCTCCACCAGATGCTCTCAATGTAGGTGGGGTGCAGGGTGGCGTAGGCCCTTTCCAGATCCACCCAGTAGGCGATGCGTTCCGTGAAGGCCTCCCACTCCTTCTCGTAGGTGAAGACCGACCTGCGGCACTCCTCGTTGAAGCGGGCGATGCCGTAGGCCTCGATCTCCCGCTTGCTCTTAAGGCCCAGCTTCTTCTCCACCTCCAGCTCCACGGGGAGGCCGTGGGTGTCCCAGCCCGCCCGGCGGGGCACGTAGTAGCCCCGCATGGTCTTGTAGCGGGGGAAGAGGTCCTTGTAGCTCCGCGCCTGGGCGTGGCCCACGTGGGGGAGGCCGTTGGCCGTGGGCGGCCCCTCGTAGACGGTGTAGCGGGGGCGCCCCCTTCGGGCCTCCACGCTCTTTTGGAAGATCTTTTCCCGCTTCCAGAAGGCCAGGATCTCCTCTTCCAGCTTGGGAAAGTCCGGTTCGCCCACTTCCTTGAACATACCCCCTCCTATGAAAACGCCCGCGCCCTAAAGGCGCGGACGAAAGCCCTTACGCTTCCGCGGTACCACCGCGCTTCCTGGGGTGGGCCCCAGGCCCTCGTTTGGGCGCTATCACGGGCGCACCCGGCGGGCATTACTCGGGGGCAAGCCCCTTTCCTCCCGCGGCTCCGGGGTGATCTTCCCGCCTTCCCTCACCGCCGGGCTTCCACCCTCCCCGGCTCGCTCTGGGCTTTTGGGAAGGGGTACTCTCCCCATCCTCGCCTTTACACCCTGCCCGCCCTGGGGTAAAATCCCCCGTTGGCGGCTAAGGCTATGCTAGCAGCCCTTTAGCCTTCTTGACAACGCCCCCAGGGGGTTCTAGGCTGAGGCTAAGCCGGTCATTTCCCTTTAGACAAGGAGAAGCGGATGGAGCTTTACCTGGATACGGCTAATCTGGAAGAAATACGGGAGATTGCGGCCTGGGGGGTCCTTTCCGGGGTCACCACCAACCCCACCCTCCTGGCCAAGGCCTTCCTGGACCGGGGCTTAAGGCCCACGGAGGAGGACCTTAGGGCCCACCTACGGGCCATCTGCGAGGCGGTGGGGGGCCCGGTCTCCGCGGAGGTCACGGCCCTCGAGGCTCCCCTCATGGTGGAGGAGGGAAGGCGGCTTGCTTCCATCCACCCCCAGATCGTGGTCAAGCTCCCCACCACGGAGGAGGGCCTCAAGGCCTGCAAGACTCTTTCCTCCGAGGGGATCCGGGTCAACATGACCCTTATCTTCTCCGCCAACCAGGCCCTCCTCGCCGCCCGGGCGGGGGCGGCCTACGTTTCCCCTTTCCTGGGCCGGGTGGACGACATCTCCTGGGATGGGGGGGAGCTCCTTCGGGAGATCGTGGAGATGATCGCGGTGCAGGACCTACCGGTGAAGGTCATCGCCGCCTCCATCCGCCACCCCCGTCACGTGACCGAGGCGGCCCTTATGGGGGCGGACATCGCCACCCTGCCCCACGCGGTGTTCAAGGCCCTCCTCAAGCACCCCCTGACGGACATCGGCCTTAAGCGGTTCACCGAAGACTGGGAGAAGGTCAAGCCATGAAGAAGAAGGAAAGCGTGCAGGAAACTTCCCTTTCCTACCAGGAGCTTTCGGGCAAGATCCTGCCCGAGCTCCACCTCCTGGCCCAGGAGGCGGGGATTGAAGGCTACAAGCGGATGAAGAAGGACCAGCTCATCATGGCCCTCCTAGAAAGGCAGACCCAGGGGGAGGGCCTGAGGCTGGTCAAGGGCTACCTGGAGATCAGCCCGGACGGGTACGGCTTCCTCACGGAGAACCTCCACAACATGGACGCCCGGGTGGCCATCGTTTCCGCCGGGCTCATCAAGCAGTACGCCCTACGGGCGGGCGACTACCTGGTGGGCCGGGCCCGCCCCCCACGGGAGAACGAGCGCTACGGCACCCTCCTCAAGGTGGAGGCGGTGAACGACCTGGACCCCGAGGTGGCCAAGAACCGGCCCCGGTTTGACGAGCTCATCCCCCAGTTCCCGGACCGGCAGATCCGCCTCGAGACCACCCCCGACGAGCTCTCCACCCGGGTCATTGACCTCCTGGCCCCCATCGGCCGCGGCCAGCGGGGGCTCATCGTGGCCCCCCCCAAGGCGGGGAAGACCACCCTCCTCAAGAAGATCGCCAACGCCGTCCTCAAGAACGAGCCCGACATCAAGGTCATCGTGCTCCTCATCGATGAGCGCCCCGAGGAGGTCACGGACTTCCGGGAAAGCGTCCAGGGGGCCGAGGTCATCGCCAGCACCTTTGACGAGCCCCCGCAGAACCACATCCGCGTGGCGGAGTTCGTGCACGAAAGGGCCAAGCGCATCGTGGAGGAGGGGGGGCACGTGATGATCCTCCTGGACTCCATCACCCGCCTGGCCCGGGCCAACAACCTGGTGACCCCGCCCACCGGCCGCACCCTTTCGGGGGGCTTGGACTCCGCCGCGCTCTACTTCCCCAAGCGCTTCCTGGGGGCGGCCCGGAACATCCGGGGTGGGGGGAGCCTCACCATCTTGGCCACCGCCCTGGTGGAGACGGGCAGCCGCATGGACGACGTGATCTTTGAGGAGTTCAAGGGGACGGGCAACATGGAGCTCCACCTCTCCCGCCGCCTGGAGGAGCGCCGCATCTTCCCGGCCATCGACATCCTGAAGTCCGGCACCCGCCGGGAGGAGCTCCTTCTGGGCGAGGAGGTGGTGCACAAGATGTGGCTTTTGCGCAAGGTCCTGGCGGACATGGACCCCGCGGAGGCCATGGAGATGCTCCTGGCCCGCCTGGCCAAGACCAAGAGCAACAAGGAGTTCCTGGCCGCGCTGGCGGCCCGCTAGGGCAAGGGGCAGGGGCACCTGCCCCTTGCCTTTTTCCGGGGGGGGGTTGGTATAATCCCCCAGAGTTTTGGGGGTTTTGGAGGTGAACGTTGTGGGCCATTAAGGGAATTCCCCTGCTCCTTTTCGCCCTACCCGCGGTTGCCCTGGAGATCAACCTTAGCCCTAGCGGGCTGCCCAAACCGGTCTTCCCCCTTCCCCTCCCCGAGCGGGCGGTGGAGGTGGCCTCCCCTGTGCGCAAGGGCTGGATCCTCTACGAGGTCAAGCCGGGGGACACCCTAAACGCCCTGGCGGCCCGCTACCGGGTGGACCCCAAGCACATTCTCTGGTCCAGCGGCCTCACCTCGGACCGCCTTTACCCGGGGCAACGCCTTCTCATCCCCCTCGTGGGGGTGGAGGAGCGCCCCCGCCGGGTGCCCCCCGGGGTGGAGGTCTACCGGGTGCGCCCGGGGGACACCCTGGACACCTTGAGCAAGCGCTTCGGCCTTACCCCCCTGGAGCTCATCTCCGCCAACCCTTCCCTGGAGAGCCTGGACCGGCTGGTGGCGGGGATGGAGCTCTACATCCCCAAGGGGGCCAGGGGCCTCCTCCTCACCCTGGGGGAGGGCCAGACCCTGGTGGACCTGGCGGCCCGCTTCGGCCTTTCCCCGGTGGCGGTGGCCCGGGCCAACGGGGTGGAGGACCCCACGGAGCTCAAGGCGGGGGACCTGGTCCTCCTTCCCGGGATCCAGGCCAGGACCACCTACCAGAACCTCCTGGCCAAGCAGGAGGCGGAGCGAAGGGCGCGCCTCGAGGCGGAGCGCCGGCGCCAGGAGGAGCTTAGGCGCCTGGCGGAGGAGAGGAGGAGGCAGCAGGCCTTGGCCCAGCAACGTGCCCGGCAGGTGCAGCAGGCCCAGACCCAGCGGCCCCAGGTGCGCCGGGTGAGTTACCAGGAAGGGGCCATGCGCTGGCCTCTTTCGGGCTTTCGCATCACCACCTATTTCGGCCAACGGGGAGTCTTTCAGCGCTTCCACACGGGGATTGACCTAGCTGCAGCGTACGGCACCCCCATCGTGGCGGCCAAGGCGGGGCAGGTGGAGGTGGCGGGTTGGAGCTCCGTGGGCTATGGCTTCCATGTGGTGTTGGACCACGGGGGCGGGGTGGAAACCCTTTACGCCCACATGTCGCGCATCGCTGTGCGGGCCGGCCAGTGGGTGGAGGCCGGGCAGGTGATCGGCTACGTGGGCTCCACCGGCTGGTCCACCGGGCCCCACCTGCACTTTGAGGTGAGGGTGGGTGGGGTGGTCCGTAACCCCTTGGCTTATTTGCCTTGAGTAAGTTTTAGTGCCCCCCGGGGGCCTTTGGGCCCCCGGCTTCTTTTGGCTTGACCCGGTGGGCGGTAAGCTGGAGGATGGAGGACGGGATGGAGAAGGGAACCTTTCAGATCAAGACGGGCTTCGCCGAGATGTTCAAGGGCGGGGTGATCATGGATGTGACCACCCCCGAGCAGGCGGTGATCGCCGAGGAGGCGGGGGCAGTGGCGGTGATGGCCCTGGAGAGGGTCCCCGCCGACATCCGGGCCCAGGGTGGGGTGGCCCGCATGTCCGACCCCAAGGTCATCAAGGAGATCATGGCCGCGGTTTCCATTCCCGTGATGGCCAAGGTGCGGATCGGCCACTTCGTGGAGGCCATGATCCTCGAGGCCCTGGGGGTGGACTTCATCGACGAGTCCGAGGTCCTCACCCCTGCGGATGAGGAGCACCACATCGACAAGTGGAAGTTCAAGGTGCCCTTCGTGAACGGGGCCCGGGACCTGGGGGAGGCCTTAAGGCGCATCGCCGAAGGAGCGGCCATGATCCGCACCAAGGGGGAGGCGGGCACGGGCAACGTGGTGGAGGCGGTGCGCCACGCCCGCACCATGTGGAAGCAGATTCGCTACGTCCAGTCCCTAAGGGAGGACGAGCTCGTGGCCTACGCCAAGGAGATCGGGGCCCCCTTGGAGCTGGTGAGGTGGGTCCACGACCACGGCCGCCTTCCCGTGGTGAACTTCGCCGCCGGGGGCATCGCCACCCCGGCCGATGCCGCCTTGATGATGCACCTGGGGATGGATGGGGTCTTCGTGGGAAGCGGCATCTTCAAGTCCGGTGACCCCAGGAAGCGGGCCAGGGCCATCGTGCGGGCGGTGACCCATTACAACGATCCTGAGGTGCTGGCCGAGGTTTCCGAGGACCTGGGCGAGCCCATGGTGGGCATTAACCTGGATCAACTGA
Coding sequences within:
- the fsa gene encoding fructose-6-phosphate aldolase encodes the protein MELYLDTANLEEIREIAAWGVLSGVTTNPTLLAKAFLDRGLRPTEEDLRAHLRAICEAVGGPVSAEVTALEAPLMVEEGRRLASIHPQIVVKLPTTEEGLKACKTLSSEGIRVNMTLIFSANQALLAARAGAAYVSPFLGRVDDISWDGGELLREIVEMIAVQDLPVKVIAASIRHPRHVTEAALMGADIATLPHAVFKALLKHPLTDIGLKRFTEDWEKVKP
- a CDS encoding LysM peptidoglycan-binding domain-containing M23 family metallopeptidase produces the protein MEINLSPSGLPKPVFPLPLPERAVEVASPVRKGWILYEVKPGDTLNALAARYRVDPKHILWSSGLTSDRLYPGQRLLIPLVGVEERPRRVPPGVEVYRVRPGDTLDTLSKRFGLTPLELISANPSLESLDRLVAGMELYIPKGARGLLLTLGEGQTLVDLAARFGLSPVAVARANGVEDPTELKAGDLVLLPGIQARTTYQNLLAKQEAERRARLEAERRRQEELRRLAEERRRQQALAQQRARQVQQAQTQRPQVRRVSYQEGAMRWPLSGFRITTYFGQRGVFQRFHTGIDLAAAYGTPIVAAKAGQVEVAGWSSVGYGFHVVLDHGGGVETLYAHMSRIAVRAGQWVEAGQVIGYVGSTGWSTGPHLHFEVRVGGVVRNPLAYLP
- the pdxS gene encoding pyridoxal 5'-phosphate synthase lyase subunit PdxS; translated protein: MEKGTFQIKTGFAEMFKGGVIMDVTTPEQAVIAEEAGAVAVMALERVPADIRAQGGVARMSDPKVIKEIMAAVSIPVMAKVRIGHFVEAMILEALGVDFIDESEVLTPADEEHHIDKWKFKVPFVNGARDLGEALRRIAEGAAMIRTKGEAGTGNVVEAVRHARTMWKQIRYVQSLREDELVAYAKEIGAPLELVRWVHDHGRLPVVNFAAGGIATPADAALMMHLGMDGVFVGSGIFKSGDPRKRARAIVRAVTHYNDPEVLAEVSEDLGEPMVGINLDQLREEERLAKRGW
- the ileS gene encoding isoleucine--tRNA ligase, which produces MFKEVGEPDFPKLEEEILAFWKREKIFQKSVEARRGRPRYTVYEGPPTANGLPHVGHAQARSYKDLFPRYKTMRGYYVPRRAGWDTHGLPVELEVEKKLGLKSKREIEAYGIARFNEECRRSVFTYEKEWEAFTERIAYWVDLERAYATLHPTYIESIWWSLKTLFDRGLLYRDHKVVPYCPRCGTPLSSHELALGYKEIHDPSVYVRLPLKNPGALGLGRASLLIWTTTPWTLPGNVAAAVHPEFTYAAFQVGDEALILEEGLGRALLGEETPVLKTFLGKELEGLAYEPPYPQGLEKGYLVVLADYVSREDGTGIVHQAPAFGAEDLETARAYGLPLLKTVDEEGRLLVEPFQGLFFREANRAILKDLRARGLLFKEEQILHSYPHCWRCSTPLMYYATETWFIKNTAFKEELLKKNQEINWVPPHIKEGRYGEWLRNLVDWALSRNRYWGTPLPIWVCGACGKEEAMGSFAELRARAKGPLPEPFDPHRPHVDEVELECACGGTMRRVPYVIDVWYDSGAMPFASIHYPFENGEEFREAFPADFIAEGIDQTRGWFNSLHQLGVMLFGSIAFKNVICHGLILDEKGQKMSKSKGNVVDPWDIIRTFGADALRWYIYISAPPEADRRFGPNLVRETVRDYFLTLWNVYSFFVTYANLDRPNLKERPDPKVRPELDRWLLARMQDLVRKVTEALEAYDPTTAARALRDFVVEDLSQWYVRRGRRRHWKNEDALDREAAYATLWEALVLLSKLTAPFTPFLAEVLWQNLVRSVFPEEKESVHLSDWPEVDPALLDEELLLKMRAVLKVVDLARSARAKSGVKTRTPLPLLLATAPTPLEREGLRHFAGEMAEELNVKEVRVLEPGEEILTHRVLPNLPLLGKKYGKRVPGIRAALEKEAERAAALALKGAPIPLEVEGETLVLAPEEVILEAQAPEGYLALEKEGYVAALEVRVTEELRLEGLARDLIRHLQQARKEMGLKVSDRIRVAYRAEGPYREALERFKERIAEEVLALHFEAGEPQGFLTQLEDEEGKVAFGLERA
- the rho gene encoding transcription termination factor Rho, which encodes MKKKESVQETSLSYQELSGKILPELHLLAQEAGIEGYKRMKKDQLIMALLERQTQGEGLRLVKGYLEISPDGYGFLTENLHNMDARVAIVSAGLIKQYALRAGDYLVGRARPPRENERYGTLLKVEAVNDLDPEVAKNRPRFDELIPQFPDRQIRLETTPDELSTRVIDLLAPIGRGQRGLIVAPPKAGKTTLLKKIANAVLKNEPDIKVIVLLIDERPEEVTDFRESVQGAEVIASTFDEPPQNHIRVAEFVHERAKRIVEEGGHVMILLDSITRLARANNLVTPPTGRTLSGGLDSAALYFPKRFLGAARNIRGGGSLTILATALVETGSRMDDVIFEEFKGTGNMELHLSRRLEERRIFPAIDILKSGTRREELLLGEEVVHKMWLLRKVLADMDPAEAMEMLLARLAKTKSNKEFLAALAAR